A genomic segment from Drosophila miranda strain MSH22 chromosome 3, D.miranda_PacBio2.1, whole genome shotgun sequence encodes:
- the LOC108160218 gene encoding elongation of very long chain fatty acids protein F, which yields MNSSTILDIFRTLPADPVKLTLFSSPLPALLIVVGYLIFVLKLGRDFMAQRKPFNVRRVMLVYNLCQILMNAVMFGCGFYFILIRRVYDLRCMEMLPLDHPEKHFERLVVYAYWLNKVLDLADTVFFVLRKSYKQITVLHVYHHALMVLGPPVVFYLFGAGGQLCMMGFLNTLVHVVMYAYYYVAAQYPQIKGKLWWKQYITKLQMLQFAILFVQATLVLCLNPGCNFPLSLQYLQLAVSTSMMIMFGNFYYQTYIRAKSKQH from the exons ATGAACTCCAGCACAATTTTGGATATTTTCCGGACATTGCCAGCGG ATCCGGTGAAGCTGACACTGTTCAGCAGCCCGCTCCCGGCTCTGCTGATCGTCGTGGGATATCTGATCTTTGTGCTCAAGCTGGGCCGTGACTTCATGGCCCAGAGGAAGCCGTTCAATGTACGGCGAGTGATGCTGGTGTACAACCTCTGCCAGATCCTGATGAACGCCGTGATGTTCGGCTGT GGTTTCTACTTCATCCTGATCCGGCGAGTGTACGATCTGCGATGCATGGAAATGCTTCCACTGGACCATCCCGAGAAGCACTTCGAGCGCCTGGTCGTCTACGCGTACTGGCTGAACAAGGTGCTCGACCTGGCGGACACCGTGTTCTTTGTGCTGCGCAAGAGCTACAAGCAGATCACCGTACTCCATGTCTACCACCACGCCCTGATGGTCCTGGGTCCGCCCGTCGTCTTCTACCTCTTCGGGGCCGGGGGCCAGCTCTGCATGATGGGCTTCCTCAATACCCTCGTCCATGTGGTGATGTACGCCTACTACTATGTGGCGGCCCAGTACCCGCAGATCAAGGGCAAGCTGTGGTGGAAGCAGTACATCACCAAGCTGCAGATGCTGCAGTTCGCCATTCTGTTCGTGCAGGCCACGCTGGTGCTGTGCCTCAATCCGGGCTGCAACTTCCCCCTCAGCCTGCAGTACCTCCAGCTGGCGGTCTCCACCTCGATGATGATCATGTTCGGGAACTTCTACTATCAGACCTACATCAGGGCAAAGAGCAAACAGCATTAA
- the LOC108160214 gene encoding homeotic protein female sterile isoform X2 has translation MTAAKRRAGSSSNEQQSLQQQQQQPQHLPRQDGHQQGQGHHEYQQLLQHPHHHQHYGVGGGNHPQQYHQRQHPQQHQQQQQNSHPQHQHPHQHTNPHQATLRDCSVKLPLDILWLPKSAMRPAGPDASHTDCILVVGVSRPKLAVVFLTVMLISLFLTFHVLYDSAVYNIQAAQAVHERHRLSLAASASASALSRSSAASGSSSSSSFSSFSSSSNHLPAFVKPVPNANQLSHPMVFPSSRVHFPKTSRRLPQVPERVRAMNASIKLLLIVREPVTRAISDYTQLRSHAATAILPLAERESSGSGASAAAAQPPKMPSQSLLYAKLQAAHGYDNALVGGSGAGAKETKTKLSVAGRRPAGAGVGAGGTITTTTPSPMASAAQLAAKSFEELAIFPNGTVNEAYRPLSISMYHVHLHRWLEVFPREQLLVVNGDRLIEDPVSQLRRIEAFLGIEHRVKSEHFYFNETKGFYCLRYDNGDRCLRETKGRKHPHVDPVVVSRLRRFFAEYNQRFYELVGEDLGWPEE, from the exons ATGACTGCGGCCAAAAGACGtgcgggcagcagcagcaacgagcAGCAATcccttcagcagcagcagcagcagccacagcatcTGCCACGGCAGGATGGGCATcagcaggggcagggccaCCACGAGTACCAGCAGTTGCTGCAGCATCCCCACCACCATCAGCACTACGGCGTCGGGGGTGGCAACCACCCACAGCAATACCACCAGAGACAGCATccgcagcagcaccagcagcagcagcagaactcGCATCCACAGCATCAGCATCCTCATCAGCACACGAATCCTCACCAGGCGACACTGCGCGATTGCTCCGTCAAATTGCCGCTGGACATCCT ATGGCTACCGAAATCGGCGATGCGACCGGCGGGACCTGATGCCTCGCACACGGACTGCATCCTGGTGGTGGGCGTCTCCCGTCCAAAGCTGGCCGTCGTCTTCCTCACGGTCATGCTGATCTCGCTGTTCCTAACATTCCACGTGCTCTACGACAGTGCCGTGTACAACATCCAAGCCGCTCAGGCAGTGCACGAAAGGCATCGCCTCTCGCTGGCAGCCTCCGCCTCCGCATCAGCCCTGTCCAGATCTTCAGCTGCAAGTggttcctcctcctcctcctccttctcctccttctcATCGTCATCCAATCATTTGCCTGCTTTTGTGAAGCCAGTGCCCAACGCGAATCAGCTTAGCCATCCCATGGTCTTTCCCTCCAGTCGGGTGCACTTTCCCAAAACGAgtcggcgtctgccgcag GTGCCGGAACGAGTGCGGGCCATGAACGCGAGCATCAAGCTGCTGCTGATTGTCCGCGAGCCAGTGACCAGGGCCATCTCGGACTACACCCAGCTGCGCAGCCATGCGGCCACTGCCATCCTGCCGCTGGCCGAGCGGGAGAGCTCCGGCAGTGGCGCCTCCGCGGCAGCCGCCCAGCCTCCCAAGATGCCATCACAGTCGCTGCTGTATGCTAAGCTGCAGGCGGCCCATGGCTATGACAATGCCCTGGTCGGTGGCAGTGGGGCGGGCGCCAAGGAGACAAAGACAAAGTTAAGCGTCGCCGGCAGGCGGCCGGCAGGAGCTGGAGTTGGAGCTGGCGGAACGATAACCACGACAACACCATCGCCGATGGCAAGTGCCGCCCAACTGGCAGCCAA GTCCTTTGAGGAGCTGGCCATATTTCCCAATGGCACCGTTAACGAGGCTTATCGACCGCTCAGCATATCCATGTACCATGTCCATCTGCACCGCTGGCTGGAGGTGTTTCCGCGCGAACAGCTGCTGGTGGTCAACGGGGATCGCCTCATCGAGGACCCGGTCTCCCAGCTGAGGCGCATCGAGGCGTTCTTGG GCATTGAGCATCGTGTGAAGAGCGAGCACTTCTACTTTAACGAGACCAAGGGATTCTACTGCCTGCGCTACGACAATGGAGATCGCTGCCTGCGCGAGACCAAGGGCCGAAAGCATCCGCATGTGGACCCGGTGGTGGTCTCCAGGCTGCGCAGATTCTTTGCCGAATACAACCAACGCTTCTACGAGCTGGTGGGCGAGGATCTCGGCTGGCCCGAGGAGTAG
- the LOC117185722 gene encoding uncharacterized protein LOC117185722 isoform X1 has product MSDTENSSMSSESEALDLALPGSNGMRSAAAIRNYMRGSKQRFGPAHKRKAVLNLGAQRLRRMSPEHGARSRKPTSMFLPMEATSDSDLEPSYDGGCGVKPKRRISSKRKPKGSCGKSHSKRSRSLSGKRRRRRSAASKKSKRDARHGCGKKPKKARKPKRPVC; this is encoded by the exons ATGTCTGATACCGAAAATTCATCGATGTCATCGGAAAGCGAGGCGCTTGACTTGGCTCTCCCAGGTTCGAATGGGATGCGATCGGCTGCCGCTATTCGAAATTACATGCGTGGATCCAAACAGCGGTTTGGGCCCGCGCACAAGAGAAAAGCTGTGCTGAACCTGGGAGCGCAGCGGTTGCGCCGGATGTCTCCAGAGCACGGAGCCCGGTCCCGTAAA CCAACGTCTATGTTCTTGCCTATGGAAGCGACTAGTGACTCTGACCTGGAGCCCTCGTATGACGGTGGATGTGGCGTGAAGCCGAAGAGACGTATAAGCTCTAAGCGCAAGCCCAAAGGCTCATGTGGCAAGAGCCACAGCAAGCGCTCGAGGTCCTTAAGTGGCAAACGCAGGCGCCGGAGGTCTGCGGCTTCTAAGAAGTCCAAGCGCGATGCCAGGCATGGCTGCGGCAAGAAGCCCAAGAAAGCCAGGAAACCCAAGAGGCCCGTTTGCTAG
- the LOC117185722 gene encoding uncharacterized protein LOC117185722 isoform X2, which produces MPIHCRLEAAVQHTAITLLSRSKSIPAMLFWWQLVSSTFGWCCYVHDHVREWEKYPENVRIIELVEAEFLKRIVDWVAVLDGGDISDKKKKYYIK; this is translated from the exons ATGCCCATT CATTGTCGCCTGGAGGCCGCCGTCCAGCATACGGCCATCACTCTGCTCTCTCGATCGAAGAGTATTCCTGCAATGCTATTCTGGTGGCAGCTTGTATCTTCCACATTCGGCTGGTGCTGCTACGTGCACGATCATGTGCGGGAGTGGGAAAAGTATCCGGAAAATGTGCGGATCATTGAGCTGGTAGAGGCCGAGTTCCTCAAACGAATTGTCGATTGGGTGGCGGTGCTGGATGGTGGGGATATTtccgataaaaaaaaaaaatattacaTCAAATAA
- the LOC108160263 gene encoding probable cytochrome P450 12b2, mitochondrial: MWKNTMKTVRRQSAAHQLFNARDLSLGGTLGQQTHLELLDKSPPRTDERWQKAMSYGELPGPNGWRMLSYFLPGGKLHNTNLIQMNRRLREMYGDIYRLPGLMGKPDVVFTYNPEDFELTYRNEGVWPIRIGLESFSYYRKVKRPDVFGGIGGLVSEQGKDWADIRNKVNPVLMKVQNVRQNLPQLDQIAKEFIDKLESQRDPETHLLLADFHGQLKNWAFESISFVALNTRMGLLSDQPDPNAARLAKHMSDFFNYSFQYDVQPSIWPYYKTRGFNRFLKTYDDITEITTNYIEEAIQRFEIDDGRKNKCVLEQLLGLNKQVAVVMAMDMLMAGIDTTSSAFVTILYHLACNPSKQSQLRRELLHILPDSKGSLTDESTKNMPYLRACIKEGLRITSITPGNFRITTKDLVLSGYQVPRGTGVLMGVMELSNSDEYFARSADFIPERWLKADIAGDALACPEARTRNPFVYLPFGFGPRTCIGKRIAELEIETLLVRLLRRYHVSWLPNTPLQYESTIILSPCGDIRFKFFPAEGVH, from the exons ATGTGGAAAAACACTATGAAAACAGTGCGGCGCCAAAGTGCAGCCCATCAGCTGTTTAATGCCAGAGACCTGTCACTGGGTGGGACGCTTGGTCAGCAG ACCCACTTGGAACTGCTGGATAAGTCCCCACCGCGCACAGATGAGAGATGGCAGAAGGCGATGTCCTATGGGGAACTGCCCGGACCCAATGGTTGGCGCATGCTATCCTACTTTTTGCCAGGCG GCAAACTGCACAACACAAACCTCATTCAAATGAACCGTCGCCTACGAGAGATGTACGGGGATATCTATCGCTTGCCGGGCTTGATGGGCAAACCAGATGTAGTCTTCACATATAATCCAGAGGACTTTGAGTTGACCTACCGCAACGAGGGCGTTTGGCCCATACGCATCGGCCTGGAAAGCTTCAGCTACTACCGCAAGGTGAAGCGACCGGATGTGTTTGGAGGCATTGGTGGTCTGGTATCAGA ACAGGGCAAGGACTGGGCAGACATCCGCAACAAGGTGAATCCTGTGCTCATGAAGGTTCAGAACGTCAGGCAGAATCTGCCGCAGCTTGATCAGATAGCGAAGGAGTTCATAGATAA ACTGGAGAGTCAGAGGGATCCGGAAACCCACTTGCTCCTGGCTGACTTCCATGGTCAGCTGAAGAATTGGGCCTTTGAGTCCATCAGCTTTGTGGCCTTAAACACACGCATGGGTCTGCTCAGCGATCAGCCGGATCCGAACGCCGCTCGCTTGGCCAAGCACATGAGCGACTTCTTCAACTACAGCTTCCAGTACGATGTGCAACCCTCGATCTGGCCCTACTACAAGACGCGGGGCTTCAACCGGTTCCTTAAGACCTACGACGACATAACTGAGATCACCACCAACTACATCGAAGAGGCCATTCAACGCTTTGAGATCGATGACGGCCGCAAGAACAAATGCGTCTTGGAACAGTTGTTGGGACTTAACAAGCAGGTGGCCGTAGTGATGGCCATGGATATGTTGATGGCCGGAATCGATACG ACCTCTTCTGCCTTTGTAACGATTCTCTATCACTTGGCATGCAATCCCTCAAAACAATCGCAGCTGCGCCGAGAACTTCTCCACATTCTGCCCGACTCCAAGGGCTCGCTGACCGATGAGAGCACCAAGAACATGCCTTATCTGCGAGCCTGCATCAAGGAGGGACTACGCATCACGTCAATCACACCTGGAAACTTCCGCATCACAACCAAAGATCTGGTGCTCTCCGGTTATCAGGTGCCCCGAGGCACTGGCGTCCTAATGGGCGTCATGGAGCTATCCAACAGCGATGAGTACTTTGCCCGGAGTGCGGACTTCATACCCGAGCGTTGGCTCAAGGCAGACATAGCTGGCGATGCCCTGGCCTGTCCGGAAGCCAGAACCCGCAATCCGTTTGTGTACCTGCCCTTCGGGTTTGGACCGCGCACCTGCATCGGCAAGCGCATCGCGGAGCTGGAGATAGAGACCCTACTGGTGCGTCTTCTGCGTCGTTACCACGTCAGCTGGCTGCCCAACACTCCCCTCCAGTACGAGAGCACCATCATCCTGTCGCCCTGCGGCGACATCCGCTTCAAGTTCTTTCCCGCCGAAGGTGTTCATTAA
- the LOC108160214 gene encoding uncharacterized protein LOC108160214 isoform X1 has protein sequence MTAAKRRAGSSSNEQQSLQQQQQQPQHLPRQDGHQQGQGHHEYQQLLQHPHHHQHYGVGGGNHPQQYHQRQHPQQHQQQQQNSHPQHQHPHQHTNPHQATLRDCSVKLPLDILWLPKSAMRPAGPDASHTDCILVVGVSRPKLAVVFLTVMLISLFLTFHVLYDSAVYNIQAAQAVHERHRLSLAASASASALSRSSAASGSSSSSSFSSFSSSSNHLPAFVKPVPNANQLSHPMVFPSSRVHFPKTSRRLPQALIIGVRKCGTRALLEMLYLHPRIQKAGGEVHFFDRDENYLKGLEWYRKKMPHSFRGQITIEKSPSYFVSPEVPERVRAMNASIKLLLIVREPVTRAISDYTQLRSHAATAILPLAERESSGSGASAAAAQPPKMPSQSLLYAKLQAAHGYDNALVGGSGAGAKETKTKLSVAGRRPAGAGVGAGGTITTTTPSPMASAAQLAAKSFEELAIFPNGTVNEAYRPLSISMYHVHLHRWLEVFPREQLLVVNGDRLIEDPVSQLRRIEAFLGIEHRVKSEHFYFNETKGFYCLRYDNGDRCLRETKGRKHPHVDPVVVSRLRRFFAEYNQRFYELVGEDLGWPEE, from the exons ATGACTGCGGCCAAAAGACGtgcgggcagcagcagcaacgagcAGCAATcccttcagcagcagcagcagcagccacagcatcTGCCACGGCAGGATGGGCATcagcaggggcagggccaCCACGAGTACCAGCAGTTGCTGCAGCATCCCCACCACCATCAGCACTACGGCGTCGGGGGTGGCAACCACCCACAGCAATACCACCAGAGACAGCATccgcagcagcaccagcagcagcagcagaactcGCATCCACAGCATCAGCATCCTCATCAGCACACGAATCCTCACCAGGCGACACTGCGCGATTGCTCCGTCAAATTGCCGCTGGACATCCT ATGGCTACCGAAATCGGCGATGCGACCGGCGGGACCTGATGCCTCGCACACGGACTGCATCCTGGTGGTGGGCGTCTCCCGTCCAAAGCTGGCCGTCGTCTTCCTCACGGTCATGCTGATCTCGCTGTTCCTAACATTCCACGTGCTCTACGACAGTGCCGTGTACAACATCCAAGCCGCTCAGGCAGTGCACGAAAGGCATCGCCTCTCGCTGGCAGCCTCCGCCTCCGCATCAGCCCTGTCCAGATCTTCAGCTGCAAGTggttcctcctcctcctcctccttctcctccttctcATCGTCATCCAATCATTTGCCTGCTTTTGTGAAGCCAGTGCCCAACGCGAATCAGCTTAGCCATCCCATGGTCTTTCCCTCCAGTCGGGTGCACTTTCCCAAAACGAgtcggcgtctgccgcag GCCCTCATAATTGGTGTGCGAAAGTGCGGGACGAGGGCTCTGCTGGAGATGCTGTATCTGCATCCGCGCATCCAGAAGGCCGGCGGCGAAGTGCACTTCTTCGATCGGGACGAGAACTATCTGAAGGGCCTGGAGTGGTATCGCAAGAAGATGCCGCACTCCTTCCGAGGACAGATAACCATCGAGAAGAGTCCCAGTTACTTTGTCTCGCCAGAG GTGCCGGAACGAGTGCGGGCCATGAACGCGAGCATCAAGCTGCTGCTGATTGTCCGCGAGCCAGTGACCAGGGCCATCTCGGACTACACCCAGCTGCGCAGCCATGCGGCCACTGCCATCCTGCCGCTGGCCGAGCGGGAGAGCTCCGGCAGTGGCGCCTCCGCGGCAGCCGCCCAGCCTCCCAAGATGCCATCACAGTCGCTGCTGTATGCTAAGCTGCAGGCGGCCCATGGCTATGACAATGCCCTGGTCGGTGGCAGTGGGGCGGGCGCCAAGGAGACAAAGACAAAGTTAAGCGTCGCCGGCAGGCGGCCGGCAGGAGCTGGAGTTGGAGCTGGCGGAACGATAACCACGACAACACCATCGCCGATGGCAAGTGCCGCCCAACTGGCAGCCAA GTCCTTTGAGGAGCTGGCCATATTTCCCAATGGCACCGTTAACGAGGCTTATCGACCGCTCAGCATATCCATGTACCATGTCCATCTGCACCGCTGGCTGGAGGTGTTTCCGCGCGAACAGCTGCTGGTGGTCAACGGGGATCGCCTCATCGAGGACCCGGTCTCCCAGCTGAGGCGCATCGAGGCGTTCTTGG GCATTGAGCATCGTGTGAAGAGCGAGCACTTCTACTTTAACGAGACCAAGGGATTCTACTGCCTGCGCTACGACAATGGAGATCGCTGCCTGCGCGAGACCAAGGGCCGAAAGCATCCGCATGTGGACCCGGTGGTGGTCTCCAGGCTGCGCAGATTCTTTGCCGAATACAACCAACGCTTCTACGAGCTGGTGGGCGAGGATCTCGGCTGGCCCGAGGAGTAG